ACCGCGTCTGAGCAGATCGAACAGAGCGTGCACTTCGTCGACAAGAAGCGTAAGCGGGAACTGCTGTCGCAGATGATCGGCGAAGGCGACTGGAAACAGGTGCTGGTGTTTACCCGCACCAAGCACGGCGCCAACCACCTGGCGGAACAGCTGAACAAAGACGGCATCACCGCAGCGGCGATCCACGGCAACAAGAGCCAGGGCGCCCGTACCCGTGCGCTGGCCGACTTCAAAGACGGCCGCATCCGCGTGCTGGTGGCGACCGACATCGCGGCGCGCGGCCTGGATATTGACCAGCTGCCGCACGTGGTGAACTACGAGCTGCCTAACGTGCCGGAAGACTACGTACACCGCATCGGCCGTACCGGCCGCGCGGAGCGCACCGGTGAAGCTATCTCGCTGGTGTGCGTGGATGAGCACAAGCTGCTGCGCGACATCGAGCGTCTGCTGAAGCGTGAAATTCCACGCATCGCGCTGCCGGGCTACGATCCGGATCCGACCATCAAGGCCGAGCCGATCATCAACGGCCGTCAGGGTGGCGGGCGCGGTGCGCCGCGCGGCAACGGCGGTGGTCAGCGTTCTGGTAACGGCGGCGGTCAGCGCAGCGGTAACGCGAACGGCGGCCAGCGTGAAAACCGCGGCAACGGCAACGGTAACGCCCGCCCGCAGGGTGATGGCCAGCGCCGTTCCGGCGCACCGGCTTCGCGTCGCCCACGCAACCGCAAACCGGCTGAATAAGCCTGATTGCTCAAAGAGTAAGCCGCCGATACGGGCGGCTTTTTTTTTGCCTGGCGGAACGGCATTTTCGTACTAGGCTGGACGGTGGCTAACCCTACATTCCAGGAGACGGAGATGAAATTGAAGTGCGCAATTCTCGATGATTACCAGCAGGTGGCGCTCAAGATGGCAGACTGGTCGGCGCTGGCCGATCGGGTGGAGGTGTCCGTCATCAGCGCGCACTTTACCGATGAAACGGAGCTGGCGGTGCATCTGCAGGAGTGCGACATTCTGGTCATCATGC
The sequence above is drawn from the Serratia sp. FDAARGOS_506 genome and encodes:
- the rhlE gene encoding ATP-dependent RNA helicase RhlE — translated: MSFETLGLSAEIVRAVEEQGYREPTPIQRQAIPVVLEGRDLMASAQTGTGKTAGFTLPLLQLLSKHDHPVKGRRPVRALILTPTRELAAQIGENVDAYSKHLRLRSLVVFGGVSINPQMMKLRGGVDILVATPGRLLDLEHQNAVDLSKIEILVLDEADRMLDMGFIHDIRRVLAKLPAKRQNLLFSATFSDDIKALANKLLHNPASVEVARRNTASEQIEQSVHFVDKKRKRELLSQMIGEGDWKQVLVFTRTKHGANHLAEQLNKDGITAAAIHGNKSQGARTRALADFKDGRIRVLVATDIAARGLDIDQLPHVVNYELPNVPEDYVHRIGRTGRAERTGEAISLVCVDEHKLLRDIERLLKREIPRIALPGYDPDPTIKAEPIINGRQGGGRGAPRGNGGGQRSGNGGGQRSGNANGGQRENRGNGNGNARPQGDGQRRSGAPASRRPRNRKPAE